CTCGCCAACACCTGCGCCCTCCAGTGGTTCCTGGGCCGCGAGGTGAAGGCCGACGCACCGGCCAGCGCCGCCCAGGGATTCGGCAACGTCGTGCACGTCCTGGCCGACGAGGTCGCCTCCGGCCGCACGCCCGCCGACCTCGCCGTCCTGATGGAACGCCTGGAGACCGTCTGGAACGCCCTCGCCTTCGACGCCCCCTGGAAGTCGCAGCAGGAACGCGACAACGCGCGCGTGGCGCTCGAACGCTTCCTGAGGTGGCACGTCCTGGACCGCGCCGGACGCACCCCGGTGGCCAGTGAGCACGGTTTCGACGTGACGCTCGGCGCGGGCGACCACCAGGTGCGCATCCGCGGCTCCATGGACCGGGTGGAGGCCGACCGGGACGGCCGTGCCTACGTCGTCGACTTCAAGACCGGCAAGCAGGCGCCCACCGGAGCCGAGGTGGCCCGCCACCCCCAGCTCGCCGTCTACCAGCTCGCCGTCCGCGAGGGCGCCGTGGACGACGCCTTCGACGGCACCCGGCCCGAGCCCGGCGGCGCCGAACTGGTCCAGCTGCGCCAGGGCGCGGCCAAGCGGGACGGCGGGGAGACCCTGCCCAAGGTGCAGGCCCAGGAGCCGCTGGAGGGGGAGTGGGTCGGCGACCTGCTGGCCACCGCCGCCGGGAAGGTGCTCGACGAGCGCTTCACCCCGACGACCGGCCAGCACTGCGCGCACTGCGCCTTCCGGGCCTCGTGCAGCGCCCGCCCGGAGGGCCGCCACGTCGTCGAGTGAGCCGGACGACCCGCCCGCCCGGCGCACCTCGCTCGCTCGACGCACCGCGCCTGCCCGGTGCTTCCCGCCCGGCCGACATGTTCCCCCGCGCCCGGGTGACGTATCGCACCACCGGGTCCGACCTGCGGTTCTCCTGCCCGTGAAGGCGGCCGCGGCCACGATTGTCAGTGGCCGCCGCTAGCCTCTTCGACGTGCCCGCCCGAATCACCGATCCCGAGCAGCTCAAGGAACTCCTCGGGATCCCCTTCACCCCGGAGCAGACGGCCTGCGTCATCGCGCCGCCCGCCCCGCAGGTGATCGTGGCCGGAGCCGGATCGGGCAAGACCACCGTCATGGCCGCCCGCGTGGTCTGGCTGGTGGGCACCGGCCAGGTCGCCCCCGAACAGGTGCTCGGCCTCACCTTCACCAACAAGGCCGCCGGCGAGCTGGCCGAGCGCGTCCGCAAGGCACTCGTCCGGGCCGGTGTCACCGACCCCGACACCATCGACCCGGACCACCCGCCGGGCGAACCGGTGATCTCCACCTACCACGCCTTCGCCGGCCGCCTCCTGACCGACCACGGCCTGCGCATCGGCCTGGAGCCCACCACACGCCTGCTCGCCGACGCCGGCCGCTTCCAGCTCGCCGCCCGGGTGCTGCGCGAGGCGTCCGGCCCCTATCCGGCCCTGACCCGCTCCTTCCCCGACCTGGTGGGAGACCTCCTCGCCCTCGACGGCGAGCTGGCCGAACACCTCGTACGCCCCGAGGACCTGCGCGCCTGGGACGCGGAGCTGCTGCACACCCTCCAGGACACCAGGCTCACCAACGCCGACCTGCGCAAGGTCCCCGAGACCGCCGCGGCCCGCCGCGACCTGGCCGAGCTGGTGGGGCGCTACCGGGCCGCCAAACGCGAGCGCGACCTGCTCGACTTCGGCGACCAGATCGCCCTGGCCGCGCGGCTCGCCGGCCTCCCGGAGGTCGGCCGGGCCCTGCGCGAGGAGTTCCGGGTGGTCCTCCTGGACGAGTACCAGGACACCTCGGTCGCCCAGCGCATCCTGCTGGCCGGCCTGTTCGGCGAGGGCACCGGCCACCCCGTGACCGCCGTCGGCGACCCCTGCCAGGCGATCTACGGCTGGCGCGGAGCCTCCGTCGCCAACCTCGACGACTTCCCCGAGCACTTCACCCGCGCCGACGGCCGGCCCGCCGCCCGGCAGGCCCTCAGCGAGAACCGGCGCAGCGGCGGACGCCTCCTCGACCTCGCCAACGGCCTCGCCGCGCCCCTGCGCGCCATGCACGCGGGCGTGGAAGCCCTCCGCCCGGCCCCCGGCGCCGAACGCGACGGCCTGGTCCGCTGCGCCCTGCTGGCCACCCACGCCGAGGAGATCGCCTGGCTCGCCGACTCGATCGCCCATCTGGTGCGCACCGGTAAGGCCCCCGGCGAGATCGCCGTGCTGTGCCGTACGGCCACCGACTTCGCCGAGATCCAGGGCGCCCTGGTCGCCCGCGACGTCCCGGTCGAGGTGGTCGGCCTGTCCGGGCTGCTCCATCTGCCCGAGATCGCCGACCTCGTCGCCGTGTGCGAAGTGCTCCAGGACCCGGGGGCCAACGCCTCCCTGGTGCGGCTGCTGACCGGCCCGCGCTGGCGGATCGGCCCGCGCGACCTCGCCCTCCTCGGCCGCCGGGCGAGGCTGCTCGTCGCCCACGCGCGCGGGGACGCCGACGACGACCCGGACCGCAGGCTCGCCGAGGCGGTCGAAGGCGTCGACCCGGCCGAGGTGGTCTCCCTGGCCGACGCGCTCGACACGTTCCTGGAGGGCTCCCCGGACGGCCGGGACGACGAGCTGCCGTTCTCGCCGGACGCGCGCGTGCGCTTCGCCCGGCTCGCCGCCGAACTGCGCGACCTGCGCCGCTCCCTGTCCGACCCGCTGATGGACGTCCTGCACCGAGTGCTGGCCGTCACCGGCCTGGAGGTGGAGCTGTCGGCGTCCCCGCACGCGCTGGCCGCCCGCCGCCGCGAGACCCTCTCGAACTTCCTGGACGTCGCCGCCTCCTTCGCCGCGCAGGAGAGCGAGGCCACCCTGCTGGCCTTCCTCGGCTTCCTGCGCACCGCCGCCCAGTACGAGAAGGGCCTCGACAACACGCTGCCCGGCGGCGAGAACACCGTCAAAGTGCTCACCGCCCACCGGTCCAAGGGCCTGGAGTGGGACGTCGTGGCGGTCCCCGGCCTGGTCACCGGCGCCTTCCCCAGCAGCCAGGGCCGGGAGAAGTGGACCAGCCAGGGCAAGGTGCTGCCGCACGCCCTGCGCGGCGACGCCGCCACCCTGCCCGACGTGGACGACTGGGACGCGCGGTCCATGAAGTCCTTCCACGAGGCCATGAAGGACCACCAGCACACCGAGGAGCTGCGCCTCGGCTACGTCACCTTCACGCGGCCCCGCTCCCTGCTGCTCGGCTCCGGCCACTGGTGGGGACCGAGCCAGAAGAAGCCCCGCGGTCCCTCCGCTTTCCTGGAGGCGCTGTACGACCACTGCGCGGCCGGACACGGCGAGATCGAGGTCTGGGCGGAGAAGCCGGGGGAGGACGAGGAGAACCCCGCGCTGCACCAGGGTGGTGCCGACCAGGCATGGCCCCTGCCGCTGGACGAGACGGCCCTGGCCCGCCGCCGGGCCGCCGCGGCGACCGTACTGGCCCACTTGGAGGGTCTCGCCGGCCTCGCCGCCGCGGACGGCCCCCGCACGGACGGTGCCCACGGAGGGCCGGCCCTCACGCCCGCCGCCGTACACGACCCGGACTCCCACGACGACCCGGACTGGCCCCCACCCCCGGACGACGACGAACCGCCCTACGACGAGCCGCCCTACGACGAATCGTCCTACGACGACGAACCGCCCTACGAGGAGGACGTGCCCCCGGCGGACGCCCCCGGCGGCCACGGGCTGCCCGGGGACCCCAGCGATCCCGGCGACACCGGTGACACCGGTGGCCGGGACTCCTGGAGCACGGCCCGCCCCGCCGTCCCGCACCAGGTCACACCGGTGGACGGGCACATCGCCGCACCGCCGTCGCCCCCGCGGCCGGCCGCCGCACCGGCCCCCGAAGCCTTCCCGGGCCAGGGGAGCCCCCCGCAGCCCCGGCGCCTCACCCCGGAGGAGGCCCGCACCATCGCCTCCTGGGACCGCGACCTCGACGCGCTCGCCGGAGAGCTGCGGCGTTCCCGGCAGAGCGTCACCGACGTCCTCCTGCCGACGACCCTGACCGCCACACAGCTGCTGCGCCTGGCGGCCGACCCGGACGCCTTCGCGGCGGAACTCGCGCGCCCCATGCCGCGCCCCCCGCAACCCGCCGCACGCCGGGGCACCCGCTTCCACGCGTGGATCGAGACCCGCTTCGAAGCGCTCACGCTGCCCCTGCTGGAGCCCGAAGAACTGCCCGGCGCGGACGACGCCGAGATCGCCGACGAACACGATCTGGAAGCCCTCAAGGAAGCCTTCGAACGCACCGAGTACGCCCACCGCACCCCCCATCGTGTCGAGGCCCCCTTCCAGCTGGAGATAGCCGGCCGGGTCGTCCGCGGCCGGATCGACGCCGTCTACAAGGAGGGCGACGGCGAGGCGACGGCGTACGAGATCGTGGACTGGAAGACGCACCACTCGCACACCGCGGACCCGCTCCAGCTCGCCGTGTACCGGCTGGCCTGGGCCGAGCGGCACGGCCTGCCGCTGGAGCGGGTCGGAGCCGCGTTCGTGTACGTCCGCAGCGGCGAGGTGGTCAGACCGCGGAACCTGCCGGACCGGGCCGCGCTGGAACGGCTCCTGCTGGACGAGCCCGCGAACGGGCAGGCGGACGGCTGCGAGGACGGGCAGGCGCACCGGCACCGGGGCCCCGGCGCAGTGTGACGAACCGCCCGAACGGGCTGTCACCGCGTGCCGATAGGCTCGGGAGCATGAGCCAGACCCCGGACAGCGTCGTCCGTACGTACATCGAGCAGCACCGCACCGCCTTCCTCGACGACCTCGCCGAGTGGCTGCGCATCCCCTCCGTGTCGGCCCAGCCCGACCACGCGCCCGATGTACGGCGCAGCGCCGACTGGCTCGCCGCCAAGCTCCGGGACACCGGCTTCCCCACCGCCGAGGTCTGGCCGACACCGGGTGCCCCGGCCGTCTTCGCCGAGTGGCCCGCCGCCGACCCCGGCGCTCCCACGGTCCTGGTCTACGGACACCACGACGTACAGCCCGCCGCCCGCGAGGACGGCTGGCACAGCGAGCCCTTCGAGCCGGTCGTCCGGGACAACCGGCTCTACGCGCGCGGGGCGGCCGACGACAAGGGCCAGGTGTTCTTCCACACACTCGGGGTGCGCGCCCACCTCGCGGCCACCGGCGCCACCGCCCCGGCCGTCCACCTCAAGCTGCTGATCGAGGGCGAGGAGGAGTCCGGCTCCCCGCATTTCCGGGCACTGGTCGAGGAGCGGGCCGACCGGCTCGCCGCCGACACCGTGATCGTCTCCGACACCGGCATGTGGTCCGAGGACACGCCCACGGTGTGCACCGGCATGCGCGGGCTCGCCGAGTGCGAGATCCGGCTCTACGGCCCGGACCAGGACATCCACTCCGGTTCCTTCGGCGGCGCCGTGCCGAACCCGGCGACCGCCGCCGCCCGTCTCGTGGCCGCCCTGCACGACGAGCACGCGCGCGTGGCCGTCCCCGGCTTCTACGACGGCGTGGTCGAGCTGACCGACCGCGAACGCGAACTCTTCGCCGAGCTGCCCTTCGACGAGGAGCGGTGGCTGCGCACCGCCAAGTCGTACGCCACCCACGGCGAGGCCGGGCACACCACGCTGGAGCGCATCTGGGCCCGCCCCACCGCCGAGGTCAACGGCATCGGCGGCGGCTACCAGGGCCCCGGCAGCAAGACGGTCATCCCGTCCGACGCGATGGTGAAGCTGTCGTTCCGCCTGGTCGCCGGGCAGGACCCCGACCACGTCGAGAAGGCCGTCCGCGCCTGGATCGGCGAACAGGTGCCCGAGGGGATCCGACACGAGACGGTGTTCGGCGCGGCCACGCGTCCCTGTCTGACCCCGCTGGACCACCCGGCCCTGAGGTCCGTCGTCCGCGCCATGGAGCGGTCCTTCGGCACTCCGGTCCGCTTCACCCGCGAGGGCGGCTCGGGACCGGCCGCCGACCTCCAGGAGGTGCTCGGCGCACCCGTCCTCTTCCTGGGCATCTCCGTCCCGTCCGACGGCTGGCACGCCCCCGACGAGAAGGTCGAGCTCGACCTCCTGTTCAAGGGCGTCGAGACCAGCGCGTATCTGTGGGGTGACCTCGCCGAGCACTGGCGCGATGTGCCCTGACCTGCCGCCGCCGTCCGGCACCTCGCCGCGCGCGGGGCACACTGGAAGCGCCGCCCCGCGCTCCGAGGGCCCCGCCGGACCGGTCCCCTCCTGCCGTCCGTCCCGCTGAACCGCCGCCGAATCAACCGTTGCACCGGGGGAGTTGGAAGCACCCGTGACCACCTGGACCGACCACACCGCAGACCGACCCATCTCGCTCACCGCGCCCAGCGGCATCGACCGGGCCGCCCACCACCGGCTCGACGAGGCATGGCTCGCCGCGGCGTGGAGCCACCCCACGACCCGCTGCTTCGTGGTCTCCGGCGGTCAGGCGCTGATCGACGAGACGCCCGACGGCCGCACCGAGCTGGTGATGACCCCGTCCTTCGAGGCCCCCCTCACCGAGGCGCACCGCTACTTCCTCGGCACCGATGAGGACGGCGTCAGCTACTTCGCCCTCCAGAAGGACTCGCTGCCCGGCCGCATGGACCAGTCCGCGCGCCCTGCGGGCCTGCGCGAGGCGGGCCTGCTGCTGTCGCCCCGGGACGCCGGCCTGCTGGTGCACGCGGTGGCCCTGGAGAACTGGCAGCGGCTGCACCGCTTCTGCTCCCGCTGCGGGGAGCGCACCGTGATCGCCGCGGCCGGCCACATCCGCCGCTGCCCGGCCTGCGGCGCCGAGCACTACCCGCGCACCGACCCGGCGGTGATCATGGCGGTCACCGACGACGAGGACCGCATCCTCCTCGGCCGCCAGGTGCACTGGCCCGAGGGCCGCTTCTCGACGCTCGCCGGGTTCGTCGAGCCAGGCGAGTCCATCGAGCAGTCGGTGCGCCGCGAGGTCCACGAGGAGGTCGGCGTCGCCGTCGGCCAGGTCGAGTACGTCGCCAGCCAGCCGTGGCCCTTCCCCTCCAGCCTCATGCTGGGCTTCATGGCCCACGCCACCTCGACCGAGATCGATGTCGACGGCGAGGAGATCCACGAGGCCCGCTGGTTCTCCCGCGAGGAACTGCGCACGGCCTTCGAGTCCGGCGAGGTCCTGCCGCCCTACGGCATCTCCATCGCGGCCCGCCTCATCGAACTCTGGTACGGCAAGCCCCTGCCGACCAGGAGCGTCGTCTGACCGCGGGCACCGCGCGAAATACGAGAAGGCGGCCCCCGACGAACTCGGGGACCGCCTTCCGGCGCGCTCGTGCGCTCCGGCTCCGCGCCCGGCAGGCGCGGGGAACACCGACCGGGCTCAGACGCCGATCTTCTGCTTGACCTGCGCCAGCGACGGGTTCGTCAGCGTCGAGCCGTCCTCGAAGAGCACGGTCGGCACCGTCTGGTTGCCGCCGTTCGCCTTCTCGACGAAGGCCGCGGACTCCGGGTCATGCTCGATGTTGATCTCGGTGTACGCGATGCCTTCGCGGTCCATCTGGCCCTTCAGACGGCGGCAGTAGCCGCACCACGTGGTGCTGTACATCGTCACAGTGCCCGGCATGTCTCTCGTGCTCCTTCGGCGGGTCGGGGACGTCATCGTCGCAGTGGGGGAACGCGCGCCGCACACCGGGCATTCCCACCGGGGGTATCGGGACGGAGCGCGCGGCGCCTCGGCGTGACACCGGTCGCAGCAGGGTGACACCGGTCGCATCAGTACGACTGCAAGGGGCTGCCTGTGGACAACCGGCTCACCCGTCTCCCGCGACCTGGCAGCATGGCGGTGTGACAGCAGCAACGCACTCCACCCTCTTCCCGCAGGTACCGGACTCTGCCGACGCGGTGCTCGAAGGGCTCGACCCCGAGCAGCGCGAGGTGGCCACCGCGCTGCACGGTCCGGTGTGCGTACTGGCGGGCGCCGGTACCGGAAAGACCCGGGCGATCACCCACCGGATCGCCTACGGGGTGCGCGCGGGCATCCTCCAGCCCTCGACCGTGCTCGCCGTCACCTTCACCAACCGCGCCGCGGGTGAGATGCGCGGCCGGCTCCGCCAGCTCGGCGCCCAGGGCGTCCAGGCGCGCACCTTCCACTCCGCCGCGCTGCGGCAGTTGCAGTACTTCTGGCCGAAAGCGATCGGCGGCAGCATGCCCCGCCTCGTCGACCGCAAGATCCAGCTCGTCGCGGACGCGGCCGCCGCCTGCCGCGTCCGGCTGGACCGGGGCGAGCTGCGCGACGCCGCCGCGGAGATCGAATGGGCCAAGGTCACCCAGACCGTCCCGGCCGACTACGCCCTCGCAGCCGCGAAGGCCGGCCGCGACACCCCGCGCGACGTCGCCGAGCTCGCCCAGCTGTACTCGGTCTACGAGGACCTCAAGCGCGACCGCTCGGTCATCGACTTCGAGGACGTCCTGCTGCTCACCGTCGCCATCCTCCAGGACCGGCGTGACGTCGCCGAACAGATCCGCGCCCAGTACCAGCACTTCGTGGTGGACGAGTACCAGGACGTCAGCCCGCTCCAGCAGCGCCTGCTGGAGCTGTGGCTGGGGGAGCGGGACAGCCTGTGCGTGGTCGGCGACGCCAGCCAGACGATTTATTCGTTCACGGGAGCAACCCCCGACCATCTGCTCGACTTCCGTGTCCGTCACCCCGGCGCCACCGTCGTCAAACTGGTCCGCGACTACCGCTCCACCCCCCAGGTGGTCCACCTCGCCAACGGACTGCTGGCGCTGGCCCGGGGCCGCGCCGCCGACCACCGGCTGGAACTGGTCTCACAGCGTCCCGCGGGCCCCGAGCCGGAGTACACGGCGTACGCGGACGAGCCCGCCGAGGCCGAGGGCGCGGCCCGCCGCATCCGCGACCTCATCGCCTCCGGCGTCCCGGCGAGCGGGATCGCGATCCTCTTCCGTACGAACGCCCAGTCGGAGACATACGAGCAGGCCCTCGCGGACGCCGGGGTGCCCTACCAGCTGCGCGGTGCCGAGCGCTTCTTCGACCGCCCCGAGGTGCGCAAGGCCGGTATCGCCCTGCGGGCCGCCGCCCGCTTCGGCGGCAACGACGCCCTCCTCGACGACACCGTCGACCTGCCCTCGCAGGTGCGGGCCGTGCTGTCCGGGGAGGGCTGGACCCTGCAGCCCCCGGCCGGCTCGGGCGCCGTCAGGGAGAGCTGGGAGTCGCTGGCCGCGCTGGTGAACCTCGCGCGGGACTTCGCCGCGGCTCGCCCCGGCGCCACACTGAGCGACCTGGTGGCCGAGCTGGACGAGCGCGCCAACGCCCAGCACGCCCCCACCGTCGAGGGCGTCACCCTGGCCTCCCTGCACTCGGCCAAGGGCCTGGAGTGGGACGCCGTCTTCCTGGTCGGCGTCGCCGAGGGCATGATGCCGATCACCTACGCCAGAACCGACGAGCAGATCGAGGAGGAGCGCCGGCTGCTCTACGTGGGCGTCACCCGCGCCCGCGAGCGGCTGCTCGTCTCCTGGTCGCTGACCCGCACACCCGGCGGGCGCCCCAGCCGCCGCCCGAGCCGCTTCCTGGACGGACTGCGTCCGGGCACGGCCGGCGCGACCGGGCAGGGCGCCGCGGGTGCCGTCGGGGGGATCGAGCGGGGGACCGCCCCGGCCGCGGGTGCGGCCCGTACGGCGGGCGCCGTCCTCCGGCGTACCCAGCGCGTCCCGGCCCGGTGCCGGGTCTGCGGCCGCACCCTCACCGACGCCGGCGAGATGAAGCTGATGCGCTGCGACGACTGCCCCTCCGACATGGACGAGGGCCTGTACGAGCGGCTGCGCGAGTGGCGGGAGGAGCAGGCGCGGCTCAGCGGGCAGCCCGCCTTCTGCGTCTTCACCGACAGGACGCTGATGGCGATCGCCGAGACCGCGCCCGAGGACGCGCGCGAGCTGGCACGCATCCCCGGCGTCGGCACGCGCAAGCTGCGGCGCCACGGGGCCGATGTTCTCGCCATCTGCGCAGGCCAGGAGCCTCCGGACGAAGAGATCGACAACTGATGCGAACTCGTCGAAAAAATAGTTTGCGCATGCCCCGGCAATCCCCATAGGTTCTTGGTCACGGGGACAGCGGCCTTCCTGAGGCCCTGATTCCGTGTTGTACTTGCATATCCGTACGGACTGGTTCACCCCAGTCCCCCAGACGCCGAGAGGAGGCGAGCCCAGTGATCAGCATCAAGAGCAGCTTCTTCAGCACCGCCAAAATGACCGATCGCTCGGTCGCTTCCCTGTGCATGCTCGGCGTCTCGGACCAGGGCACCGGTGTGTCCGGCGTTCGCGCCGCGCGTCCGGCGTCCTCCCTGTCTCTCGCGGGCCTCCCTGTCCGCGAGGGCAATGAGCGACCGACCGAGGCACTGGAAGCAGTAGTGGCACAGGCCCGCGCCTATGCCTTTACGGCGGCCGGTGCCGGTATCCGGAAGCAGACGACGCACCACCACCAGATGTGGGCCTTCCGTGGGCCAGAACCCTGGAGTGATCCAGCCTGATCGTCGATCAGGCCGGCGCCTTCAGGGCCGCGGAACCCCACCCGGGATCCGCGGCCCTTCTGTTTTCCCCGAACGGGGACGACGGACCGAAGGGGCCTCGGGACAAGAAAAGAACCCGGTACCCAGCCGACACCCGGCCGACCCGGCCGGACCGACCAGACGAGGAAACACCCACCGTGCAACTCGAAGCGCACGCCCCGTCCGTACCGCCTTCCGACACGATCCCCAAGCCCGGTCTCACGGAGGACCCCGCCTTGATCCCCCTCACCGCGCTCACCGCGCTCGACGACGCCATCGAGAACCTCGGCGTGCCCGTCCCCTGCCGCTCCTACGACCCGGAGGTCTTCTTCGCCGAGTCGCCGGCGGACGTGGAGTACGCCAAGTCCCTGTGCCGCACCTGCCCGCTGATGGAAGCCTGCCTCGCGGGCGCCAAGGAGCGGCGCGAGCCCTGGGGTGTCTGGGGCGGAGAGCTGTTCGTCCAGGGTGTCGTCGTCGCCCGGAAGCGGCCCCGTGGCCGTCCGCGCAAGAACCCGGTTGCGGCATGAACATCCCAGGAACGATCGATCGCCCCCTTACGCACGACCCCCAGAAGCAGGCCCCGATGAAGCCGTCCGTCCCCAGCGAGCCCGCAGGCTCCGCCACCGAAGACGTCACCACCACCGGCGCGAACGACTCGCGTCAGAACAGGACCCGCGAGATGCAACTCATCCCAGAAGCCATGGCTCGTGCGCATATGCAGGAGCGGCTGCACGAGGCGGACCGCGAGCGCCACGCCCTGCGCGTGGTGGCCGCCCGCCGGATGCAGCGCCGCGCCGAGCGCGCCTCACGGCGTGCCCGCCGCGCGCTCGCCATGGCGGTCATGCACTGAGCCGCCCACACCGCTCGGCGGTGACCTCCCGGCCGGGAGGTGAGCTCGATGCCCGCGGGGGCCGGTCCGTCCGCACGGACCGGCCCCCGCGGTGCGTTGTCCCCGCGCCCTGTCGGGCCGGAGGTATCGTCGCCGGGTGACGCGTCCTCCCGGAGACCTCGACCACGGCGGCGACGGCGCACCGCGCCCGTCCGTGAGCTGTGCGCACTGCGGCACCCCGGCGGACGGACCGCCTCCCACCTGGACCTGCTCCGTCGAGGACGGTGTCCGCCGCTACTTCTGCGACACCTGCTCCCGCGCACACCTCAGATCGATCGAGGGACGGCTCGACTCCGCCCGGTGGTGACCGCGGGCACCGGCCGCCCTTCCGCGCGGGCCTGACCCGGGCCTGCCGGGACCTGACCGGTCACACCTCGGCGGCGGCCTCCTCGTCCTCCACCGCGGTGACGAAGCCAGGCAGCCACTCCTCCAGCTCGTCCCGCAGCCGCACGGTGGCGCCCAGCTGGCACAGCACCCCGATCGTGCTGAGCGTGACCCGGTGGATCAGCAGGTAGGACGGGGGCAGGTTGAGCCGCTTGCCCAACTGGTAGGCGGGCGAGCGGATGTCGGCGATACGGGCCGCCTGGCTGCGCATCCAGCCGCGGGTGAAGGTGAACTCCTCCGCCTGGGCCGGCTCGATGATCGGCAGGAGGTAGTCGAGCACGGCGTCCGGATCCAGATCGACCGTCTCCTTGACGAAGCCCTCCGCGCGCAGCATGTCGTAGACGGCTTCGGCCTCGCCGTCCAGGGTCATCCGCAGGGAGGCGCCGATCGGCTCCGGCAGGCCGCCGGGCAGCCGGTCGACGGTGCCGAAGTCCAGCACGCCGAGCCGCCAGTCGTCCTCGCCGTCCGGGCCGCCGGGGAGCAGGCGGAAGTTGCCCGGATGCGGGTCGGCGTGCAGCAGGCCCGTGCGGGCCGGGCCGGAGAACAGGAAACGGGCGAGCAGCTGTCCGGCGCGGTCGCGCTGCTCCTGGGTGCCGTCCGCGATCACCTCGGCCAGCGGGACACCGTCGATCCACTCGGTGACCAGGACCTGCTCGCACTGGTGGATCACCGCCGGGACCAGGACGTCGGGATCCTGCGCGAACTCCTCCGCGTGCGCCTGCTGGGCCTGGGCCTCCAGGCCGTAGTCCAGTTCCTCGGAGACGCGGTCGCGCAGTTCGGTGATCAGGGGCTTGATGTCCATGCCGGGGATCAGCGGTCCCAGCAGCCGGGCGAACCTGCTCAGCTGGCCCAGGTCGGACAGGAGGGCCTCGCCCGCGCCCGGATACTGCACCTTGACCGCCACCTCGCGGCCGTCGTGCCACACCGCCCGGTGCACCTGCCCGATGGACGCCGCAGCGGCCGGCTTGTCCTCGAACTCCTCGAACAGCGCACGCCAGTCCGCGCCGAGCCGCTCCTCCAGCACCGCGTGCACGGTGCGCGTCGGCATCGGCGGGGCGGCTTCCTGGAGCTTGGTCAGCGCCGCCCGGTAGGGACCCGCGACCTCCTCGGGCAGGGCGGACTCGAAGACGGACAGGGCCTGCCCGAACTTCATGGCCCCGCCCTTCAGCTCCCCGAGCACCTTGAACAGCTGATCGGCGGTGCGCTGCTGGAGCTCCCGGCCGACGATCTCGGCGGACTCGCCTACGATCCGTTTGCCGAGTCCCCAGGTCGCCCTCCCGGCGAAACCGAGCGGGAGCGCGGCGAGCTTGGCGGTCCGGGTGACCGCCTTCCGGGGAAGATCAGACATGCGCCCTCCAAGTCCCAGCAGGCCGCGTCGCTTCCGCCTGACGGCGAGGTACGGACGACGGCCGTTGCCCAGCCATTGTCGCGCGTGCGCCGCCCTCCTTTGAGGTGTCTTCCACCACGGATTTGCGCGCCGCCCCGCACGGACAGTCCGGATGCGGCCACACCGGGCGCCCGTGCCAGTTCAGCGCGGGTGCGGACACCTCCCAGCGGGCACCGGTGCTGGAGGGTGTCTCCCCGTCCAGGAAGGCGAGTGCATGGGCCGCCGCCAGCCCGGCCACGGTGGTGGCGAGGGCCAGGTCGCAGGGGCGCACCCGGCGCTGCCGCCCGGACCGCCACTGCGCCACCAGGCGCGGCCATGTCTCGTCCCGGTCGGTGCGCCCGTGGTGCAGGCACTCGGCGCAGCCGGTCTGTCCGGGCAGGACCAGCGGGCCGACGACTCCCGTGGCCTCCACGACCCCGGCGTACAGATGAGGAGTGCCCGACGCGATCAGCGGAGCCGCCACGGCCGGGTCCGGCGTGTGCACGGCGACGTCGTCGCGCGGGGCGATGACGACCAGCGCGTGCCCGGTCTCGTCCGCCCCGGACGGCGTCCCGGCGGTGCGGCGCTCCGGGCGGGCGGGGGCGGCGCGGCGCACGGCACGTCGGGCGGCGGCGTCCCGGCGCTCACCGACGGCCTCGGCGGGCAACCCGCCCGGGGCCACGTCCCACGGCTCCACGCATCCTCCGTCCAGCACCTCGACCTCGCCGACCCCCGCGCCGGACAGCAGCGCGGCCAGCACGGCGCCCACCCGGCCGGCGCCGCGTACCCG
The sequence above is drawn from the Streptomyces sp. SAT1 genome and encodes:
- a CDS encoding ATP-dependent DNA helicase, with product MPARITDPEQLKELLGIPFTPEQTACVIAPPAPQVIVAGAGSGKTTVMAARVVWLVGTGQVAPEQVLGLTFTNKAAGELAERVRKALVRAGVTDPDTIDPDHPPGEPVISTYHAFAGRLLTDHGLRIGLEPTTRLLADAGRFQLAARVLREASGPYPALTRSFPDLVGDLLALDGELAEHLVRPEDLRAWDAELLHTLQDTRLTNADLRKVPETAAARRDLAELVGRYRAAKRERDLLDFGDQIALAARLAGLPEVGRALREEFRVVLLDEYQDTSVAQRILLAGLFGEGTGHPVTAVGDPCQAIYGWRGASVANLDDFPEHFTRADGRPAARQALSENRRSGGRLLDLANGLAAPLRAMHAGVEALRPAPGAERDGLVRCALLATHAEEIAWLADSIAHLVRTGKAPGEIAVLCRTATDFAEIQGALVARDVPVEVVGLSGLLHLPEIADLVAVCEVLQDPGANASLVRLLTGPRWRIGPRDLALLGRRARLLVAHARGDADDDPDRRLAEAVEGVDPAEVVSLADALDTFLEGSPDGRDDELPFSPDARVRFARLAAELRDLRRSLSDPLMDVLHRVLAVTGLEVELSASPHALAARRRETLSNFLDVAASFAAQESEATLLAFLGFLRTAAQYEKGLDNTLPGGENTVKVLTAHRSKGLEWDVVAVPGLVTGAFPSSQGREKWTSQGKVLPHALRGDAATLPDVDDWDARSMKSFHEAMKDHQHTEELRLGYVTFTRPRSLLLGSGHWWGPSQKKPRGPSAFLEALYDHCAAGHGEIEVWAEKPGEDEENPALHQGGADQAWPLPLDETALARRRAAAATVLAHLEGLAGLAAADGPRTDGAHGGPALTPAAVHDPDSHDDPDWPPPPDDDEPPYDEPPYDESSYDDEPPYEEDVPPADAPGGHGLPGDPSDPGDTGDTGGRDSWSTARPAVPHQVTPVDGHIAAPPSPPRPAAAPAPEAFPGQGSPPQPRRLTPEEARTIASWDRDLDALAGELRRSRQSVTDVLLPTTLTATQLLRLAADPDAFAAELARPMPRPPQPAARRGTRFHAWIETRFEALTLPLLEPEELPGADDAEIADEHDLEALKEAFERTEYAHRTPHRVEAPFQLEIAGRVVRGRIDAVYKEGDGEATAYEIVDWKTHHSHTADPLQLAVYRLAWAERHGLPLERVGAAFVYVRSGEVVRPRNLPDRAALERLLLDEPANGQADGCEDGQAHRHRGPGAV
- a CDS encoding dipeptidase encodes the protein MSQTPDSVVRTYIEQHRTAFLDDLAEWLRIPSVSAQPDHAPDVRRSADWLAAKLRDTGFPTAEVWPTPGAPAVFAEWPAADPGAPTVLVYGHHDVQPAAREDGWHSEPFEPVVRDNRLYARGAADDKGQVFFHTLGVRAHLAATGATAPAVHLKLLIEGEEESGSPHFRALVEERADRLAADTVIVSDTGMWSEDTPTVCTGMRGLAECEIRLYGPDQDIHSGSFGGAVPNPATAAARLVAALHDEHARVAVPGFYDGVVELTDRERELFAELPFDEERWLRTAKSYATHGEAGHTTLERIWARPTAEVNGIGGGYQGPGSKTVIPSDAMVKLSFRLVAGQDPDHVEKAVRAWIGEQVPEGIRHETVFGAATRPCLTPLDHPALRSVVRAMERSFGTPVRFTREGGSGPAADLQEVLGAPVLFLGISVPSDGWHAPDEKVELDLLFKGVETSAYLWGDLAEHWRDVP
- the nudC gene encoding NAD(+) diphosphatase, whose translation is MTTWTDHTADRPISLTAPSGIDRAAHHRLDEAWLAAAWSHPTTRCFVVSGGQALIDETPDGRTELVMTPSFEAPLTEAHRYFLGTDEDGVSYFALQKDSLPGRMDQSARPAGLREAGLLLSPRDAGLLVHAVALENWQRLHRFCSRCGERTVIAAAGHIRRCPACGAEHYPRTDPAVIMAVTDDEDRILLGRQVHWPEGRFSTLAGFVEPGESIEQSVRREVHEEVGVAVGQVEYVASQPWPFPSSLMLGFMAHATSTEIDVDGEEIHEARWFSREELRTAFESGEVLPPYGISIAARLIELWYGKPLPTRSVV
- a CDS encoding mycoredoxin translates to MPGTVTMYSTTWCGYCRRLKGQMDREGIAYTEINIEHDPESAAFVEKANGGNQTVPTVLFEDGSTLTNPSLAQVKQKIGV